Below is a window of Candidatus Cloacimonadota bacterium DNA.
TTTGTATCATTTTATCTACGATCTGCTGATGCAGTCCGGAAAACGGCTCATCCAGAATCCAGAATTTTTCTTTATTCAATAATAACGCAGCCAATCCGCTGCGTTTTATCTGTCCGCTGCTCTGTTCCCAGAAGGGTGTTTCCAGCAATTCAGAGATGTCTAATTCAGCTAAAACTTTTTTTCTTTTCTTTTGATCTTCATCAGTTAATCTTCTGGTAAATTTACTCTGCCAGATGCTGAGATCTTCATCGGGCGTGGCTGCTACGATGTTGCCTTGCGGTTCCTGTTTGTGATAGATCATAAAGTCTGAGATTTTCTGAATGGACAGCTTTTTCAAATCCAACTTCTTCCCCTGAGAAGGGGAAATGTCCGGGTTTTCCGGACAAAGGGGCTTTTCGTTTATTTCACTTCTTCGAATCTCAATAGTTCCTTCATAATCTTTGATCAGTCCTGACAGAATTCTACAGAAAGTTGTTTTACCGCTGCCGTTTTCTCCGGTGAGAACTGTAATTTCATCAAAAGGAATCTCCAAATTCAGGTTGGAAAATAGCGGCTGTTTATAGCTGAAGGAGAGGTTGGATACCTTGAATTGATTTTTCTGTCCTCCTTCGGAAGGGGGAACTAAATTTATCCCGTGGAATCCTATGGATATTCCACTGGGAGTGGATTCATAACGATCAATTTGTGAACCATTGTTTTGAGAAATATCTATACTATTCATTTTAACTACAAAACCCCACTATCCCGATCTTTCGATACAATTCGGCAAGAGTCGAATCACTCGTGATGACTTCAGGATTTTCTCCACTTGCGAAGAGAAACTTTTTCAAAAATTTATAAGAATCGATCATAAATCGAAAATCCTCATTACATCGTTCAACCATTCGGAAGGTTCTTCGACCATTACGAAGGTTTCAGCTCAATTATCCGATCTGCATTTTCCATGATCTGCGAATGATGATCTGCCAGGATGATGATCTTTTCCTTCTTAGAAAGTTCTTTGATTATATTGATTACCTTTTCAAGATGCTTTTCTGAAAGTCCGGCACTGATTTCATCCAACAGAAAAATGGAAGGAGAGAGAGTGAGAATTGAAGCAAAGGTTACCAGTTTTTTCTGCCCAAAAGAAAGAGTATTCGTATCTTCATTTTTCAAATGTGGAATTCCTAGTTTACACAAAGTTTCAGTTATACGTTGATGAATATCGTTGGCTGAGATCTTCATGTTTTCCGGACCGAAAGCCAGTTCCTGTTCCACGGTTGGAAAAAAAAGCTGATTATCCGGTTCCTGCAGTAAAAGGCTGATGTGAGGTGCTGTTTCCGGCATGGTCAACTTATCAATATCTTGATTATTCCACAAAACCTGACCGCTGAAATTTCCTTTGATCATTTTGGGAATAACGCCGCAAATTATATTGAGCAGCGTTGTCTTGCCGCTGCCGCTGTCTCCTTTGATGGCAATAATTTCGCCTGGTCTGGCAAGAAATGTAAAATCTTCAATAATCGGTTTTTCAGCATGTTGATAACGAAATGAGATATTGTTTAATTGTAGCATTTCAATTCAGCTCGATCGATTTTATGTATTTCATCCAGCGCTGTCTAAATTCATCAGTTGGAATGATCAACCGGAAACTACGTTCATCAATATCATCCATTTCTATGATGTAAGCATTGGAAATATCTTCCCTGTTCAGTATTAAATTTCCACCATCTGAGGAGTGCAGTTTAAGTTTATTATAATCGTAATTTTCCAAAATCTCAGAAAGCAGAATTCCTGTAAATTCATCACCGCGATTTGTGGTGAAATTGTGTTTCTGGAGTTTATCGATTTGGGGAAAAGAGATAATTAATTCTTGATCATTTTGCATGATAACGATGCCATCTTCCAGATTCTCATCACGATTCCAGATAAGTAGAAGAGCAGCTAATAGAACGATAAGTATTGCAAGAATTAAAAGATTATTTTTCATATGATTAAAACCCCTTTCCGGCTAAAGCCGTATCTCCCCTTGTCAGGGGAGAATTTCTTCGATTTAGAACTGTGGATAAGCTATTCTTTTCTTTCATTTTTCTTTCACATTCTCTCACACTTCCCCCTGTCAAGGAGGACCGTGGGGTTGATGTATTCATCACTGCGATTTGTGGTGAAATTATGTTTCTGAAGTTTATCGATTTGGGGAAATGTGATAATTACTTCTTGTTCATTTTGCATGATAACGATGCCATCTTCCAGATTCTCATCATGATTCCGGATAAGTAGAAGAGCAACTAATAGAACGATAAGTATTGCAAGAATTAATAGATTATTTTTCATATGATTAAAACCCATTTCCGGCTAAAGCCGTATCTCCCCTTGTCAGGGGAGAATTTCTTCGATTTAGAATTGTGGATAAGCTATTCTTTTCTTTCATTTTTCTTTCACATTCTCTCACACTTCCCCCTGCCAAGGGGGACCGAGGGGGTTGATGTATTCATCAATCCTTCGACTCCGCTCAGGATGACTCAATATTTTTCTCTTTCAATCTATATTTCCGCACGAAATGATCATTTTTAGAGTTTTGCCCAAAAAATTCAAAATCTTCCAATCGAGAAGAAAAGGGAGTTTTGTTATCAATAACAGGATATTCAGAATAATAGATGCAGATCTCAACGATATTTTTCAGATTGCAAACTGGTGGTAAGGTCTTTGATGTAGAATTAAACTTTCCTTTCTCTTTCGCTATTTTTATTTCCGAAAATGATCTTTCAGAAATAAAAAACGCAGTTCCATCTGCTGCGATCACAAGAGCATATTCAGCCGGAATTTCTTTTTGCTGTAGAATTTCAGAAAGATTTCCTGTTTGGCGCAGAACTTGACGACCAGCAATATTTCCTGTTATCAGGATGCCTGATCCCGAACATCCTGAAAGCAATATAATAACTATAAGCAAAACTGCTATTCTTGCCATGTAACCTTCTTTATAATCTGCCACTTAGGATCATCAAAATTGATCTTAATACCAATCTGATTTCCATCCTGATCTATCAGTATTTTTGGTGTTTCCTTCCAACCAGCCAGTTTTGCCAGATCGTGCCAGTTGAAAAATTGATCTCTGAAAAAAATAACTCGATCAAACATCTGGATGTAAGCCAGATTTTTAATCCACATTCCACCCGGCATGTCTGGACTCTGCAGATTGTATTTTCCAGCATCGAAGATTAAAACAGCGTTTTTTAAATATTTATCAAAATCCAATTTGTGGGAAACGCCATCTGAACTGATCAGGAGAAATTCACCTCTCAGCATCGGAAAAACATCATCTACAAAATCGATAAAGAAGTAACCTGACATATCCTTAAATGGTGTCGGGTCAGCTATGAGTTCCATTTCTTTTAGAATCGACTCAGCAGTAAAAATGGTGTATGGAAGAGGCATTTCATTTAGTTGCTCCGTTGTTATTTCAGCAATTCCCTGAATCCAGAACATGTCACGGATTTGTGGAACTATAAGGCGGATTTTATCCTCGTTTAGCGGTTTTCCATTTTTCTTTAGAGCGATTATCGGTTTGTAATCTTCTATTTCTGTTTTTGTTAACCGCACTTGATAATTATCTTCCGAAGTAAAACGCAATTGATCGTAATCTGTGATCTGAAATTCCTGTAGAATATTCAGTAAAGCAAC
It encodes the following:
- a CDS encoding energy-coupling factor ABC transporter ATP-binding protein, producing MNSIDISQNNGSQIDRYESTPSGISIGFHGINLVPPSEGGQKNQFKVSNLSFSYKQPLFSNLNLEIPFDEITVLTGENGSGKTTFCRILSGLIKDYEGTIEIRRSEINEKPLCPENPDISPSQGKKLDLKKLSIQKISDFMIYHKQEPQGNIVAATPDEDLSIWQSKFTRRLTDEDQKKRKKVLAELDISELLETPFWEQSSGQIKRSGLAALLLNKEKFWILDEPFSGLHQQIVDKMIQILIERKKSGFGALIISHKTDQLNDFADHILKIEDEFIKEIK
- a CDS encoding energy-coupling factor ABC transporter ATP-binding protein gives rise to the protein MLQLNNISFRYQHAEKPIIEDFTFLARPGEIIAIKGDSGSGKTTLLNIICGVIPKMIKGNFSGQVLWNNQDIDKLTMPETAPHISLLLQEPDNQLFFPTVEQELAFGPENMKISANDIHQRITETLCKLGIPHLKNEDTNTLSFGQKKLVTFASILTLSPSIFLLDEISAGLSEKHLEKVINIIKELSKKEKIIILADHHSQIMENADRIIELKPS
- a CDS encoding molybdopterin-dependent oxidoreductase translates to MKFKIIFFLLLITFSLSSITLIDGKKSHEISLEQLKTFQQKKMETHREKNGKVKVEKWTGVALLNILQEFQITDYDQLRFTSEDNYQVRLTKTEIEDYKPIIALKKNGKPLNEDKIRLIVPQIRDMFWIQGIAEITTEQLNEMPLPYTIFTAESILKEMELIADPTPFKDMSGYFFIDFVDDVFPMLRGEFLLISSDGVSHKLDFDKYLKNAVLIFDAGKYNLQSPDMPGGMWIKNLAYIQMFDRVIFFRDQFFNWHDLAKLAGWKETPKILIDQDGNQIGIKINFDDPKWQIIKKVTWQE